One genomic region from bacterium encodes:
- a CDS encoding amidohydrolase family protein, whose translation MSLIAWIFVALGACPAVAGEAEEEAGYELVLRGGRVIDPETGLDGVRDVGVEGGRIAAISKQPLLGAAEIDATSMVVAPGFIDLHSHSPTPLSQQYQVMDGVTTALELEAGAFPVTDFGRLLRERSLINYGASAGYGSIRLEVKLGIRQPHLLTDPPKPIGLRGYWTALRSLFTTPTEVTEEIATADDRGRLRAKLEEGLDQGGIGIGLPLDYMSEGVDLQEARVVFEVAGERQVPLFIHLRRGVNGDPSGLREALSLAREAGAPLHICHIQHNAMRNTRLFLDEIAAARAEGVDVTTELLPYNAGSALISSAVFGRDWRAIFDIDYEDVEWAATGERFDEAMWNEYREKHPEGQVIHHYVDEEWTRGALAEPGVIVVSDLPPMIDEESKVAPHNGAFAKILGRYVREDPLLDLETALTKMTLLPAQRLEAAAPVFRRKGRLQVGADADITVFDPATVIDRATYADPYQASAGIVHVIVNGVPVVRNGTLLPDVYPGRALFGSIRAH comes from the coding sequence ATGAGCCTGATTGCGTGGATCTTCGTTGCGCTGGGGGCGTGCCCGGCCGTTGCGGGCGAGGCGGAAGAAGAGGCTGGCTACGAACTCGTCCTTCGGGGGGGCCGGGTGATCGATCCCGAGACGGGACTCGATGGAGTCCGTGATGTCGGCGTCGAGGGGGGTCGCATCGCTGCCATCTCCAAACAGCCACTCCTCGGCGCGGCCGAGATCGACGCGACTTCCATGGTCGTGGCGCCTGGCTTCATCGACCTGCATAGCCACTCCCCGACACCGCTCAGCCAGCAGTATCAGGTGATGGACGGCGTGACGACGGCGCTGGAGCTCGAGGCGGGTGCGTTTCCGGTCACCGATTTCGGTCGACTCCTTCGCGAGCGATCGCTCATCAACTACGGCGCGTCGGCAGGCTACGGATCGATTCGCCTCGAGGTGAAGCTCGGAATCCGACAGCCTCACCTGCTCACGGATCCCCCGAAGCCGATCGGCCTTCGTGGGTACTGGACGGCCCTGCGTTCGCTCTTCACGACCCCGACCGAGGTCACCGAGGAGATCGCGACGGCCGACGATCGGGGGCGGCTTCGAGCGAAGCTCGAGGAAGGGTTGGATCAAGGCGGGATCGGCATCGGTCTGCCGCTCGATTACATGAGCGAGGGCGTCGATCTTCAGGAGGCGCGGGTCGTCTTCGAGGTGGCCGGCGAGCGGCAGGTTCCGCTGTTCATCCACCTCCGCCGGGGAGTGAACGGCGACCCCTCCGGTCTCCGCGAGGCTCTTTCTCTCGCGAGGGAGGCTGGTGCGCCCCTTCACATCTGCCACATCCAACACAACGCCATGCGGAACACCAGGCTCTTCCTCGACGAGATCGCGGCGGCGCGAGCCGAAGGCGTCGACGTGACGACGGAGCTCCTGCCCTACAACGCGGGCTCGGCGCTGATCTCCTCGGCGGTCTTCGGGCGGGACTGGCGGGCCATCTTCGACATCGATTACGAGGACGTCGAATGGGCCGCGACGGGTGAGCGTTTCGACGAGGCCATGTGGAATGAGTATCGGGAGAAGCACCCCGAGGGCCAGGTGATCCACCACTACGTCGACGAGGAATGGACGCGAGGCGCCCTCGCGGAGCCGGGTGTGATCGTCGTCAGCGATCTCCCCCCGATGATCGACGAGGAGAGCAAGGTCGCGCCCCACAACGGGGCGTTCGCCAAGATCCTGGGGCGCTACGTGCGAGAGGATCCACTGCTCGATCTCGAGACGGCCCTCACGAAGATGACGCTGCTGCCTGCGCAAAGGCTGGAGGCCGCCGCGCCCGTGTTCCGGCGCAAGGGCCGTCTCCAGGTAGGAGCCGATGCGGACATCACCGTTTTCGACCCCGCCACGGTGATCGACCGGGCCACCTATGCGGATCCCTACCAGGCTTCGGCCGGCATCGTCCACGTGATCGTGAACGGCGTCCCCGTGGTGAGAAACGGCACGCTACTGCCCGACGTGTACCCGGGCCGCGCGCTCTTCGGGTCGATACGCGCGCATTGA
- a CDS encoding FAD-dependent oxidoreductase: MRVAIVGGGAAGMVTAYLLRGRHEVTVFEAASAPGGHVRTLHGNVPCEGLDPGLFLDAGVVEFDEQRFPTLSRLLDELGVERRPVPCTTALFLADGRHFRSRGNIALGSRSRLERLAATARLLPMVLQKRRFERRTERLAAEDLYPRSIGDCLEAGAYATWMRMLLMYAYSIPYPETAAIPAALAVPVLRAFTGRPSWTSIRGGTYDYLRRIDEAIEARIVLEARITAISRSPSGVEVRLESGEVSQFDAVVFAAPPDQTLALLADPTAAETKRFASWHANRMRTVIHTDTGPHARRGVHFYSEFDLFETSGGGAGYNAYLNRLAGLPADHPTHYFLAYGLEDEIDPSRIVHEQPHHTPLYTVDALLHREEVLETQGENRTYHAGAWLGDGLHEGAVSSALHVSERIGGRRL; the protein is encoded by the coding sequence ATGAGAGTTGCCATCGTCGGGGGCGGAGCGGCAGGAATGGTGACGGCCTACCTGTTGCGCGGCCGCCACGAGGTGACCGTCTTCGAGGCCGCTAGCGCACCTGGTGGCCACGTGCGGACGCTCCACGGGAACGTGCCGTGCGAGGGACTCGACCCGGGGCTGTTCCTCGACGCCGGCGTGGTCGAGTTCGATGAGCAGCGCTTCCCCACGCTGAGTCGGCTGCTGGACGAACTCGGGGTGGAGCGGCGGCCGGTGCCCTGCACGACGGCGCTCTTCCTCGCCGACGGCCGGCACTTCCGGTCGCGCGGAAACATCGCGCTCGGAAGCCGCAGCCGCCTCGAACGCCTCGCCGCAACCGCGCGCCTGCTTCCCATGGTGTTGCAGAAGCGGCGCTTCGAGCGGCGAACGGAGCGCCTGGCGGCGGAGGATCTCTACCCGCGCTCGATCGGCGATTGCCTGGAGGCCGGAGCGTACGCGACCTGGATGCGCATGCTGCTCATGTATGCCTACAGCATCCCCTACCCGGAGACCGCCGCCATCCCCGCGGCGCTGGCCGTCCCCGTCCTGCGTGCATTCACGGGAAGGCCGTCCTGGACGTCCATCCGAGGGGGGACATACGACTATCTGCGACGAATCGACGAGGCGATCGAAGCCCGGATCGTGCTCGAAGCGCGCATCACGGCGATCTCGCGCTCGCCGAGCGGCGTGGAGGTTCGCCTCGAGAGCGGTGAGGTATCGCAGTTCGATGCGGTCGTCTTCGCCGCACCACCCGACCAGACCCTCGCGCTCCTCGCCGACCCGACCGCCGCCGAGACGAAGCGCTTCGCGAGCTGGCACGCCAACCGGATGCGCACCGTGATCCACACCGACACGGGCCCCCATGCGCGCCGCGGCGTCCACTTCTACTCGGAGTTCGACCTCTTCGAGACGTCCGGCGGAGGCGCCGGATACAACGCCTACCTGAACCGCCTGGCCGGCCTCCCGGCCGACCACCCCACCCACTACTTCCTGGCCTACGGTCTCGAGGACGAGATCGACCCGTCCCGCATCGTCCACGAGCAGCCCCACCACACGCCCCTCTACACCGTCGACGCGCTGCTGCACCGGGAGGAAGTGCTCGAGACCCAGGGAGAGAACCGCACGTACCACGCCGGTGCGTGGCTCGGCGACGGCCTCCACGAAGGAGCGGTGAGCTCCGCACTGCACGTCTCCGAGCGGATCGGAGGGCGCCGGCTCTAG
- a CDS encoding crotonase/enoyl-CoA hydratase family protein (Catalyzes the reversible hydration of unsaturated fatty acyl-CoA to beta-hydroxyacyl-CoA): MSESESHLLVEQRDGVMILTMNRPAAKNSLSPQMLVKLATAWHEYRDNDDLRVAILTGTGDEDFCAGGDLKLTMPLMTGARQPEDEWDEKLMGDLQQFLDGILRGFELYKPVIVAVNGRALGGGTELTNAVDLRIAADHAIFGTPETQVGLLPGGGSLTRLPRQVPYCKAMEMLMLGDSFTAQEALDMGLLNDVVPRKQLMDRALAMAERLAQNGPLAVRKVKEGVMRSSGLPLDAAYQIENEVSASVMQSKDAREGPRAFKEKRKPNFIGE; encoded by the coding sequence ATGAGCGAATCCGAGAGCCACCTGCTCGTCGAGCAACGCGACGGGGTGATGATCCTGACGATGAATCGTCCCGCCGCGAAGAACAGCCTGAGCCCCCAGATGCTGGTCAAGCTCGCCACAGCCTGGCACGAGTACCGCGACAACGACGATCTGCGCGTTGCGATCTTGACCGGCACCGGCGACGAAGACTTCTGTGCGGGCGGCGATCTCAAGCTCACCATGCCGTTGATGACCGGCGCGCGTCAGCCAGAGGACGAGTGGGACGAGAAGCTGATGGGGGATCTCCAGCAATTCCTGGACGGGATCCTGCGCGGCTTCGAGCTCTACAAGCCCGTGATCGTGGCGGTCAATGGGCGGGCGCTCGGCGGTGGTACGGAACTGACCAACGCCGTCGATCTGCGCATTGCCGCGGATCACGCCATCTTTGGCACGCCCGAAACCCAGGTGGGCCTGTTGCCCGGCGGCGGATCCCTCACTCGACTCCCGCGCCAGGTCCCCTACTGCAAGGCGATGGAGATGTTGATGCTCGGCGATTCCTTCACCGCACAGGAAGCACTGGACATGGGCTTGCTGAACGATGTCGTTCCCCGGAAGCAGCTGATGGACCGGGCCCTCGCGATGGCGGAGCGGCTCGCGCAGAACGGCCCGCTTGCTGTGCGAAAGGTGAAGGAGGGAGTCATGCGCTCGAGCGGCCTGCCCCTCGATGCTGCCTATCAAATCGAGAACGAGGTCTCGGCGAGCGTGATGCAGTCGAAGGACGCCCGTGAAGGACCACGAGCCTTCAAGGAGAAGCGCAAGCCCAACTTCATTGGTGAGTGA
- a CDS encoding acetyl-CoA acetyltransferase, with protein sequence MTLSPRTPVLVGIAAIEQRLEDPSGAREAWELMADALLAAGEDSGHPSLLREASSIRVPRGFWQYSDPGRLVADRLEAKQARTTVAEIGVPQQTLLSEACLAIAAGEEEVALVTGAEARFRELRARKLGVELADTLQTDVEPDRRLTSEEALFDELEVERGLMIPVRAFAVMESALRHSDRMDLVSHQDELARLWAGASQVAASNPHAWKRAPVSFEEIRTLSPKNRMLAFPYARLHNSDWNVDQAAGLILCSYEKAQGLGIPDERRVYPLAASESHHMIPLSARDELHRCPGAAVAGQRALELAGRRIDEIGHFDLYSCFPAPVRVFARELGLAPNVPFSVTGGMASAGGPLNNYVLQASVRMAEVLRDDPGSAGLVTTVSGFMNKVGFAIWSTAPPAESFRFADVSEEVAARSTRREIVGDHQGPARVLGYTVVYAGEHPSEGIAVCELPDGRRTIAVTRDAELAAAMTREEFCGRDVMVGQAGELRTG encoded by the coding sequence ATGACCCTGAGCCCGCGCACTCCGGTCCTGGTGGGGATTGCCGCCATCGAGCAGCGCTTGGAAGACCCGAGCGGGGCGCGCGAAGCCTGGGAGCTGATGGCCGACGCCCTGTTGGCCGCCGGCGAGGATTCCGGTCACCCCTCCCTCCTGCGGGAGGCGAGCTCGATCCGGGTCCCCCGCGGCTTCTGGCAGTATTCGGATCCAGGCCGTCTGGTCGCGGATCGACTCGAAGCAAAACAGGCACGCACCACGGTGGCCGAGATCGGCGTGCCACAGCAGACGCTCCTGTCCGAGGCGTGCCTCGCCATCGCAGCGGGTGAGGAGGAGGTTGCCCTCGTCACCGGAGCGGAGGCGAGGTTTCGGGAGCTGCGTGCGCGAAAGCTCGGCGTCGAGCTGGCGGACACGTTGCAGACCGATGTCGAGCCCGACCGCAGGCTCACGTCGGAAGAGGCGCTCTTCGACGAACTCGAGGTCGAGCGTGGGTTGATGATTCCCGTGCGCGCCTTTGCGGTGATGGAGAGCGCGCTACGCCACAGCGACAGGATGGATCTGGTGAGCCATCAGGACGAACTCGCGAGGCTTTGGGCAGGCGCCAGCCAGGTTGCCGCGAGCAACCCACACGCCTGGAAGCGCGCACCGGTCTCCTTCGAGGAGATCCGTACGCTATCGCCGAAGAACAGGATGCTCGCCTTCCCCTACGCCCGGCTGCACAACTCCGATTGGAATGTCGACCAGGCTGCCGGCCTGATCCTGTGCTCCTACGAGAAGGCACAGGGGCTCGGGATTCCAGACGAGCGGCGCGTCTATCCACTCGCAGCCAGCGAGTCGCATCACATGATTCCACTCTCGGCGCGCGACGAACTCCACCGCTGCCCGGGTGCGGCCGTGGCCGGACAGCGCGCCCTCGAACTCGCCGGGCGACGGATCGACGAGATCGGCCACTTCGACCTCTACAGCTGTTTTCCCGCTCCGGTACGCGTCTTCGCTCGAGAGCTGGGACTCGCCCCCAATGTCCCGTTCAGCGTGACCGGTGGCATGGCGTCGGCGGGTGGACCACTCAACAACTACGTCTTGCAGGCCAGCGTCCGCATGGCCGAGGTGCTGCGAGACGACCCCGGAAGCGCCGGTCTCGTGACCACGGTCAGCGGCTTCATGAACAAGGTCGGCTTCGCAATCTGGTCGACCGCGCCGCCCGCGGAGAGCTTTCGATTCGCGGACGTCAGCGAGGAGGTCGCCGCACGCAGCACACGGCGCGAGATCGTCGGTGATCATCAAGGCCCCGCCAGGGTGCTGGGCTACACGGTCGTCTACGCTGGAGAACATCCGAGCGAGGGCATTGCGGTCTGCGAGCTTCCCGACGGCCGCAGGACCATTGCCGTGACACGCGACGCCGAACTCGCTGCGGCGATGACCCGGGAAGAGTTCTGCGGCAGGGATGTGATGGTGGGACAGGCGGGCGAGTTGCGCACCGGCTGA
- a CDS encoding DUF3604 domain-containing protein, whose translation MLLRLVSKTTLAVITVGLLGCQGADQDPGAISTTARPIERGEGSQILFGDLHVHTTYSMDAFFTSLPITGGEGAHPPADACDFARHCSGLDFFAITDHAMEMTPAHWAMEKDATRECNAVAGDPANPDLVAFHGWEWTQVGLTPETHWGHKNVIFKDLGEDEVPARPISAKGPDTVNPWMERAPTVAKAWLIDPLNARPYWDFGWMVDEILGTPACDPDVHTRELPVDCHENAPTPDIPFRKLDEWGFDSLVIPHGTAWGSYSPPGTALDKQLTPTMHDPGRQSLIEVMSGHGNSEQYRSWREFDTGEDGELICPEPTDDYLPCCWRAGEIIRERCGDLPADVCEERVQEAMQFTMRASVAPDQVLPGTDASDWLDCGQDRRGFKPAYGLRPRGTAQYALALSRDAENEGDDPLRFRFGLIGSSDTHSGRPSTGYKQTGPIKGMTDAVGIRSAFHARLILGGGEPDDPQRAEPPSPMTSSALVAERMTSFLYPGGSVAVHAEGRDRDAIWDGLRRREVYSTSGPRMLLWFDLVGDGEDATRHPMGSEVETKTTPRFEARAVGAFVQKPGCPDRVVDALGAERVESLCLNECDHPSDTRHAIAGFEVVRIRPQRSADEDVTSLVEDPWLTLACEPDPAGCAVQFEDPEFSELGRDTVYYVRALQTPTPAINGANLRTRFEDGRAVSLQPCRVGAGADPSDDCLADVQERAWSSPLFVDYPR comes from the coding sequence TTGTTGCTGCGGCTTGTATCGAAAACCACCCTGGCGGTCATCACTGTCGGACTCCTCGGCTGCCAAGGCGCCGATCAAGACCCGGGCGCGATCTCGACCACCGCCCGGCCGATCGAGCGCGGCGAGGGATCGCAGATCCTCTTCGGCGACCTGCACGTACACACCACGTACTCGATGGATGCGTTCTTCACCTCGTTGCCGATCACCGGCGGCGAGGGCGCGCATCCCCCGGCCGATGCCTGCGACTTCGCCCGCCACTGCTCGGGCCTCGACTTCTTCGCCATCACCGACCACGCGATGGAGATGACACCCGCCCATTGGGCGATGGAGAAGGACGCCACGCGTGAATGCAATGCCGTGGCCGGCGATCCGGCCAACCCCGATCTCGTGGCTTTTCACGGCTGGGAGTGGACCCAGGTCGGCCTCACGCCCGAGACCCACTGGGGTCACAAGAACGTGATCTTCAAGGATCTTGGCGAAGACGAAGTCCCCGCGCGACCGATCAGTGCGAAGGGCCCCGACACGGTCAACCCGTGGATGGAGCGCGCGCCGACGGTGGCCAAGGCCTGGCTCATCGATCCGCTGAACGCCCGGCCCTATTGGGACTTCGGCTGGATGGTCGACGAGATCCTCGGCACCCCCGCCTGTGACCCCGATGTCCACACCCGCGAACTCCCGGTCGATTGCCACGAGAACGCCCCCACTCCAGACATCCCCTTTCGCAAGCTTGACGAGTGGGGCTTCGACTCACTGGTGATTCCGCACGGTACGGCCTGGGGTAGCTATTCACCGCCCGGGACGGCCCTGGACAAGCAACTCACGCCGACCATGCACGATCCCGGGCGGCAGAGCCTGATCGAAGTCATGTCGGGGCACGGCAATTCGGAGCAGTACCGGAGCTGGCGAGAGTTCGACACGGGCGAAGACGGCGAACTCATCTGCCCCGAACCCACCGACGACTACCTGCCCTGCTGCTGGCGGGCGGGCGAGATCATTCGTGAACGCTGCGGCGACCTGCCCGCGGATGTGTGCGAAGAGCGGGTCCAGGAGGCCATGCAGTTCACGATGCGCGCATCGGTGGCTCCCGACCAGGTGTTGCCGGGCACTGACGCCTCGGATTGGCTCGACTGCGGCCAGGACCGACGAGGCTTCAAGCCGGCCTACGGCCTGCGCCCCCGCGGAACCGCGCAGTATGCGCTGGCCCTCTCACGCGACGCCGAGAACGAAGGCGACGACCCATTGCGCTTCCGGTTCGGACTGATCGGCTCGAGCGATACCCACAGCGGGCGGCCTTCGACCGGCTACAAACAGACGGGCCCCATCAAGGGCATGACGGATGCCGTGGGGATTCGCAGCGCGTTCCACGCCCGGCTCATCCTCGGTGGTGGCGAACCCGACGATCCGCAGCGCGCCGAGCCTCCGAGCCCCATGACATCCTCGGCACTGGTCGCCGAACGCATGACGAGCTTCCTCTATCCCGGTGGATCGGTGGCCGTGCACGCTGAAGGCCGCGATCGCGACGCTATCTGGGACGGACTCAGGCGGCGCGAGGTCTATTCGACCAGCGGGCCCCGCATGCTGCTCTGGTTCGACCTCGTGGGCGACGGCGAAGACGCCACCCGACACCCGATGGGCAGCGAAGTCGAAACAAAGACGACACCGCGCTTCGAAGCCCGGGCCGTGGGTGCCTTCGTGCAGAAGCCCGGCTGCCCGGACCGTGTCGTCGATGCGCTCGGTGCCGAACGGGTCGAGTCATTGTGTTTGAACGAATGCGATCACCCGAGTGACACGCGGCACGCGATCGCGGGCTTCGAGGTCGTGCGGATCCGCCCCCAGCGGAGCGCAGACGAAGACGTGACTTCGTTGGTCGAGGACCCGTGGCTGACCCTGGCTTGCGAACCCGACCCCGCCGGTTGCGCAGTGCAGTTCGAAGATCCTGAGTTCTCGGAGCTCGGGCGCGACACCGTGTACTACGTGCGCGCGCTGCAGACGCCCACGCCGGCCATCAATGGCGCGAACCTACGCACCCGGTTCGAGGACGGGCGGGCGGTTTCACTGCAACCCTGCCGAGTGGGTGCGGGGGCCGACCCCAGCGACGACTGCCTGGCTGACGTGCAGGAGCGCGCGTGGTCGTCGCCCCTCTTCGTCGACTATCCGCGCTGA
- a CDS encoding NAD(P)/FAD-dependent oxidoreductase — translation MRPDYVIVGSGLAGLSFGALMARLGKRVRVLEAHYLPGGYGHTFEVGERYRFNAQLHYVWNCGPGQTVHKFLSKLGLAEEVTFEEYDRNGFDHMRMPGYALDIPYDLGELSARLGRLFPRHAGPLARFVEEVRRTAEELDALPRPLGPLALLPRLHRLTRVLRYRKATLQDVFDRFGLPLEAQTLLALQWPDFLLPPGQLSFFAWVMLFVGYTRGAYYPTRHFEHVVDSLVRVIEKHGGEVRTGHKVTEFVVEGDRVCGVVAEEIDRRGVPTGKAEEHRGSDVVCNMDPRRAAEMIGLGRFSPALRRKLDYDYSPSNFMAYCVVEGLDLRDHGFGRWNLFHSDHPDLNQVFHDMLRRGDYSRPSFAVTTPGLLTDVKGDCPEGQQIVEFLTVADYARFRDLGLSDPRAYRAKKKEIFERILDVMERDYVPGFRDHLVFTMTGSPTTNERFCWSPAGHSYGSNMTPENIGPGRLDHRSSLDHFHFCNASSGFAGFAGTIWTGCRLYEQLSGEKLL, via the coding sequence ATGCGGCCGGACTACGTCATCGTCGGGAGTGGTCTCGCGGGGTTGTCCTTCGGCGCCCTGATGGCGCGCTTGGGCAAGCGCGTCCGAGTGCTCGAGGCCCACTACCTGCCCGGCGGCTACGGCCACACCTTCGAGGTGGGCGAGCGCTACCGCTTCAACGCTCAGCTCCACTACGTCTGGAACTGCGGTCCAGGCCAGACCGTCCACAAGTTCCTCTCCAAGCTCGGGCTGGCCGAGGAGGTGACCTTCGAGGAGTACGACCGCAACGGCTTCGACCACATGCGAATGCCGGGCTACGCGCTCGACATCCCCTACGACCTGGGCGAACTCTCCGCCCGCCTCGGTCGCCTCTTCCCCCGCCACGCCGGCCCGCTGGCGCGTTTCGTCGAGGAGGTGCGGCGCACGGCCGAGGAACTCGACGCCTTGCCCCGGCCGCTTGGCCCTCTCGCGTTGCTGCCGCGGCTCCACCGGCTCACCCGGGTGCTGCGCTACCGCAAGGCCACACTGCAGGACGTGTTCGATCGCTTCGGGCTCCCCCTTGAGGCGCAGACCCTGCTTGCGCTCCAGTGGCCCGACTTCCTGCTCCCGCCGGGGCAGCTCTCCTTCTTCGCGTGGGTGATGCTCTTCGTCGGGTACACCCGCGGCGCCTATTACCCGACCCGCCACTTCGAGCACGTGGTCGACTCTCTCGTCCGCGTGATCGAGAAGCATGGCGGCGAGGTCCGCACTGGACACAAGGTGACCGAGTTCGTCGTTGAGGGAGACCGTGTCTGCGGCGTCGTCGCCGAAGAGATCGATCGGCGCGGCGTGCCGACGGGCAAGGCGGAGGAGCACCGCGGCAGCGACGTGGTCTGCAACATGGACCCGCGGCGCGCCGCCGAGATGATCGGGCTCGGCCGCTTCTCGCCAGCGCTGCGGCGCAAGCTCGATTACGACTACTCCCCATCGAACTTCATGGCCTACTGCGTCGTCGAGGGGCTCGACCTGCGCGATCACGGTTTCGGCCGCTGGAACCTCTTCCACAGCGACCACCCGGACCTGAACCAGGTGTTTCACGACATGCTCCGCCGGGGCGACTACTCGCGGCCGAGCTTCGCCGTCACGACGCCGGGCCTGCTCACCGACGTGAAGGGCGACTGCCCGGAAGGCCAGCAGATCGTCGAGTTCCTGACCGTCGCCGACTACGCGCGCTTCCGAGATCTCGGCCTGTCGGATCCGCGGGCCTACCGAGCCAAGAAGAAGGAGATCTTCGAGCGGATCCTCGACGTCATGGAGCGCGACTACGTGCCGGGCTTCCGCGACCACCTGGTCTTCACCATGACCGGGAGCCCCACCACGAACGAGCGCTTCTGCTGGAGCCCTGCCGGCCATTCCTACGGCTCGAACATGACCCCCGAAAACATCGGCCCCGGGCGTCTCGATCATCGCAGCTCGCTCGACCACTTCCACTTCTGCAACGCGTCGTCCGGCTTCGCCGGGTTCGCCGGCACCATCTGGACCGGCTGCCGGCTCTATGAGCAGTTGAGCGGAGAGAAACTCCTCTAG
- a CDS encoding Gfo/Idh/MocA family oxidoreductase yields MADVLRYGLIGSGMMGLEHVRNLRLFDDVEVVAASDPSEASRKYALLTKPDLAVFEDHRELLAQPGLDAVIIASPNHTHVNVLSDVLATDLHVLVEKPLCTTVDDCRKVENAAKGRMGLVWVGMEYRYMAPVARLVQEVQGGAVGELRMLAIREHRYPFLPKVGDWNRFSRNTGGTLVEKCCHFFDLMNLITAARPVRVFASGAMDVNHQEERYEGEKPDILDNAYVIVDYEDGRRALLDLCMFAEASRNEQEICAVGDRGKVECFVPESNLVVGTRMPREVRTEYVPVDETILKAGFHHGATYFQHRAFADAIRADAPPVVGVGDGLLAVAVGQAGEISAREKRPVELSELGVG; encoded by the coding sequence ATGGCAGACGTCCTCCGCTACGGATTGATCGGCTCCGGCATGATGGGCCTCGAGCACGTCCGCAACCTGCGTCTCTTCGACGATGTGGAAGTGGTGGCCGCCAGCGACCCCAGCGAGGCTTCACGCAAGTATGCGCTCCTCACCAAGCCCGACCTGGCGGTATTCGAAGATCACCGCGAGCTGTTGGCCCAACCCGGTCTGGACGCCGTGATCATCGCGTCGCCCAATCACACTCACGTGAACGTGCTGTCGGATGTGCTGGCCACGGATCTCCACGTGCTGGTGGAGAAACCTCTCTGCACCACGGTGGACGATTGCCGCAAGGTGGAGAACGCCGCCAAGGGGAGGATGGGCCTGGTCTGGGTGGGGATGGAGTACCGCTACATGGCGCCGGTGGCGCGCCTGGTCCAGGAAGTGCAGGGCGGCGCCGTCGGCGAGCTGCGCATGCTGGCGATCCGTGAGCACCGCTATCCCTTCCTTCCCAAGGTGGGAGACTGGAACCGCTTTTCACGCAACACCGGCGGCACCCTGGTGGAGAAGTGTTGCCACTTCTTCGATTTGATGAACCTGATCACCGCGGCGCGCCCGGTGCGCGTCTTCGCCTCGGGTGCCATGGACGTGAACCATCAGGAGGAGCGCTACGAAGGCGAGAAGCCCGACATCCTCGACAACGCCTACGTGATCGTGGACTACGAAGACGGCCGGCGGGCGCTGCTGGACCTGTGCATGTTCGCCGAGGCCTCGCGCAACGAGCAGGAGATCTGCGCCGTCGGCGACCGAGGCAAGGTGGAGTGCTTCGTGCCCGAGTCCAACCTGGTTGTCGGCACGCGCATGCCGCGCGAGGTGAGGACCGAGTACGTGCCGGTGGACGAGACGATCCTGAAGGCGGGCTTCCACCACGGCGCCACCTACTTCCAGCACCGCGCTTTCGCCGATGCCATCCGCGCCGACGCGCCGCCGGTGGTGGGCGTCGGCGACGGCCTGCTGGCGGTAGCGGTGGGGCAGGCGGGCGAGATCTCTGCACGCGAGAAACGGCCCGTCGAACTCTCCGAACTGGGGGTCGGCTGA